The genomic window CGAGTGTCATCAGGATAGCGAGATCCTCGCGGTTCTCGTGCATCAACTCGTACCAACGATACAGGATGGCGCTGCGATCCTGGGGCAGGCGCTCTTTCCAGGCCGAAAAGGACGCTTGTGCAGCGTCGATCGCCTGGCCGGCTTCGCCTGCGCCCAAGGAAGGAACGCTGCCGATATAGCTCTGGTCAGCGGGGTTGGTGACGGCCAGAACCTTGCCGTTGGATGCCGAACACCACTTGCCGTCGATATAGGCCTGCTCGCGAAACAGACGGGCATCGCGCAGAAGTGGCAGGACCGAAGTCTGCTGGAATTTTTCCTGTGTCAGCATGCTGTGCACTCCCTAACTGCTTGAGGGCGCGTCCGAAAGGTTTCGCCCTATCGGAACGGCGCCGGGCTCTCGAGGTCTGCACCTGCCTGCCGGATATCGACAGGTGGAATGTGCAGGTCCACAATCGAGGGTGACGCTAACAGGGAAGGCGGGGAGAGGGTTTTTGAACTTGTCCGGTCAGCTAGAGAGTCTATCGCCCGAAGCCCAGAATCTCAGGAGAGTTTCTCTTCCGATTTCAGGCTGCCGCTCATCAGGGCCGTCAGTGGAAGTTCGCGACTTTCCTTGATGGGCTTGGTCACGATGTAGGTGAAATAACGGTCGATTCCGATGTCGAGGGTCAGCAGGCGATCAATCAGGCGCTGATAATGATCGATATCACGCGCAATGACTTTCAGCAGATAATCTATACCCCCACCTGTTGCATAGCATTCGAGAACCTCCTCCGTTTCCTGCATTGTCTGCTCAAAATGCTTGAAGTCGGCTTGCTGGTGACGATGCAGGGTGATTTCGGTCAGAACCAGCGTGAAACGTGCAAGCTGGGTCAGATCAAGA from Fodinicurvata sediminis DSM 21159 includes these protein-coding regions:
- a CDS encoding Lrp/AsnC family transcriptional regulator, whose product is MLGSMKLDETDIRILSALQREGRITKLKLAEMVNLSATPCWERLRRLEKKGIIAGYHASLDLTQLARFTLVLTEITLHRHQQADFKHFEQTMQETEEVLECYATGGGIDYLLKVIARDIDHYQRLIDRLLTLDIGIDRYFTYIVTKPIKESRELPLTALMSGSLKSEEKLS